Proteins encoded by one window of Dioscorea cayenensis subsp. rotundata cultivar TDr96_F1 chromosome 20, TDr96_F1_v2_PseudoChromosome.rev07_lg8_w22 25.fasta, whole genome shotgun sequence:
- the LOC120251833 gene encoding heavy metal-associated isoprenylated plant protein 26-like has product MGILDHVSELFSFEHNHHSKKRKQLQTVEIKVKMDCEGCERRVKKAVKDMKGVNQVEVNPKQNKLTVTGYVEPKKVLKRVRNKTGKHAEVWPYVPYDVVYHPYVAGAYDKKAPPGYVRNVLDDPKVSNLARASSMEERYSTAFSDENPNACTVM; this is encoded by the exons ATGGGTATTTTGGATCATGTCTCTGAGCTTTTCTCCTTTGAGCACAATCACCATAGCAAGAAGCGCAAGCAGCTTCAG ACAGTGGAGATCAAGGTTAAGATGGACTGTGAAGGTTGTGAAAGAAGAGTGAAGAAAGCTGTGAAAGACATGAAAG GAGTGAACCAGGTGGAAGTGAATCCGAAGCAGAACAAGCTAACTGTGACGGGGTATGTGGAACCTAAAAAAGTGTTGAAGAGAGTCCGGAATAAGACTGGGAAGCATGCAGAGGTTTGGCCCTATGTACCATATGATGTGGTATACCATCCTTATGTTGCTGGGGCTTATGATAAGAAAGCCCCTCCAGGGTACGTGCGGAATGTCCTTGATGATCCTAAAGTCTCAAACTTGGCACGTGCCAGCTCCATGGAAGAGCGCTATTCCACTGCTTTTAGTGATGAAAATCCCAACGCTTGCACTGTTATGTGA